In Esox lucius isolate fEsoLuc1 chromosome 3, fEsoLuc1.pri, whole genome shotgun sequence, the sequence CTCACCACAGCAGGTCTGTAGACGACCATACAAGGAGTATCCAGACTCACCACAGCAGGTCTGTAGACGGCCATACAAGGAGTATCCAGACTCACCACAGCAGGTCTGTAGACGACCATACAAGGAGTATCCAGACTCACCACAGCAGGTCTGTAGACGACCATACAAGGAGTATCCAGACTCACCACAGCAGGTCTGTAGACGACCATACAAGAAGGATCCAGACTCACCACAGCAGGTCTGTAGACGACCATACAAGGAGTATCCAGACTCACCACAGCAGGTCTGTAGATGACGATACAAGGAGTATCCAGACTCACCACAGCAGGTCTATAGATGACCATACAAGGAGTATCCAGACTCCCCACCGAAGGTCTGTAGACGACCATACAAGGAGTATCCAGACTCAACACCGAAGGTCTGTAGACGACCATACAAGGAGTATCCAGACTCAACACAGCAGGTCTATAAATGACCATACACGGAGTATCCAGACTCCCCACAGCAGGTATGTAGACGACCATACAAGGAGTATCCAGACTCAACACCGAAGGTCTGTAGACGACCATACAAGGAGTATCCAGACTCAACACAGCAGGTCTATAGACGACCATACAAGGATTATCCAGACTCCCCACCGAAGGTCTGTAGACGACCATACAAGGAGTATCCAGACTAACCACCGAAGGTCTGTAGACGACCATACAAGGAGTATCCAGACTCAACACAGCAGGTCTATAAATGACCATACCCGGAGTATCCAGACTCCCCACAGCAGGTATGTAGACGACCATACAAGGAGTATCCAGACTCAACACCGAAGGTCTGTAGACGACCATACAAGGAGTATCCAGACTCAACACAGCAGGTCTATAAATGACCATACAAGGATTATCCAGACTCCCCACAGCAGGTATGTAGACGACCATACAAGGAGTATCCAGACTCCCCACCGAAGGTCTGTAGACGACCATACAAGGAGTATCCAGACTCACCACAGCAGGTATGTAGATTGCCAGGCAGTATCCGTAGACACAGACTATCTCCAGGAAGGAGTATGACACCATGTTGATGACCTTGGAGTTCCTCCAGACCAACACGCCCCACAGAAACAGGGGAACCAGCCACGCATAGCTGTAGATGGCCGTGGCCGCaatggtcactgggaagaaacaACATAAGCATTAATCACAACATCTATTTAATATGACCTGACTTACGAAACCCGAATGACACATACCTTTCCGAAACTCCGGGACATACTTATACTGCGGGTTCCCCAGATAAACCAGGAAGTCAGAGATGTTTCCACAGATGGCGATGACAAAGACCAAAGTGGCACAGATCCAGAAGGGTCCTGAAGAGACAGAGGTTTTTAATCTGCTTTAGTTACAACAGGTGGATCCTTTGCATTGAAATCTTAAAGACCCTTTCAACCTACtggggagaagaaaagaaaaacatgttgatATGATAATTCTTACCATAAAGGTCAGGGTTGTTGTGAATGTAGAGACGGACGAAGTTCTTCCCTGGCCATGGTAGTAGAGACCCCAGGATTCTCTCTTTCACCTAGGGGAAACAACACACTCCTTACAATGCAGTCACTAGggcataaaaacacacattaagaTGCTTTATTACATGTCAAAAATGCATGTATGAGGAGGATAACGTCATTAGTTATTATATAGTCATTACAGTCATTATACAAcctttacattattattacataattattaCATAGGCTAGTCATCAttcattacaaaatatatataatgttttcaaaGACCACTCTCTTTGCTGGATTCAGTTTAGATTCACAGTCTTAGATCATCACAATGTTACATTAGAACATTCTTAGAATACATTGAAAGTCAGAGTTGACCAACATTAGGTGGAAAGTACCTGGTGGGTCTCAACATCAAAGAATGTCTGATAGTATTCAAAGGTCCAGAAAGGTGCACTTTTCTTCTGCCCAGACAGtaactgaaagaaaatgtacattttacatcATAGTAGCTTTTGGTCCAAGACAGCAGTGCTGAATCCTCTCAAATACCACCTGCATGAATGACTTCATTAGAAATACCAACGTGTCTAAATGAGTGTATTACATAGAGGATAGCGTGCacaggtcctggtcaaaagtactgTACTACATAAAGGACAGCGTGCacaggtcctggtcaaaagtactgTACTACATAAAGGACAGCGTGCacaggtcctggtcaaaagtactgTACTACATAAAGGACAGCGTGCacaggtcctggtcaaaagtactgTACTACATAAAGGACAGCGTGCacaggtcctggtcaaaagtactgTACTACATAAAGGACAGCGTGCacaggtcctggtcaaaagtactgTACTACATAAAGGACAGCGTGCacaggtcctggtcaaaagtactgTACTACATAAAGGACAGCGTGCACAGGTCCTGGTCAAACGTACTGTACTACAAAAAGGACAACGTGCacaggtcctggtcaaaagtactgTACTACATAAAGAACAGCATAAACAGGTCCTAGTCAAAAGTACTGTACTAACTAGGGGCCACTTCAGATGGAGCCCATGTGCCCCTTACTTCAGTTTGGTCATCGTTGGCCAGTGGGTCCTCCTCAAAGGACATCACTGGGGCAGATCTACGCTGTTTCTGTGGTTTGTGACGTTCTGTATCCGTGTCCTCAATTCTGATGGTGGTGGCATCTCTGCTGTCCTCCAGCGCCCGATCAGCTTCGTCAAATTCTGGTTCATAGTGTAAAGCACAGGGGCCTCACCTGCTGTAACCCAATACTGAGCACCAAGGTCCTGCTaaccattattaacacacacacacacacacacacaacctacctGTAAACTGCAAAAGGAAATCAGTGTTGGACGCCATGTCTGAGACTAATCTAGAGGGCAGTCTGTGGGAAGTAGAGAACAATACAAAGACAAGGCTGTATCATGACACATGCATCTCAGGACATGTTTGAAGACAATATGACGCTCAGCTATCCCTGTTCTTCACCCTGCAAAATGCAAATGCAGATAGACTGTCTGAAGGGGACTCAACTTCAAGTTAGCCTAGTCCCAGTCTGTTTAGGTATGATTCCACTTCTTGACATGGTAAAACGTGAAAAGCAGAAAGTGAATGCCACCCACCCAGGCCATGTTTTAGACATCTGAGATGTTTAGCTAGAGCTTGACGCTCTTCAGGACACTGCATGTAAACACGCAAGAACGAAGTCAAAGTAGCTTGTTATAGTTTGTGCCCGTTTGTACCTCACACTTGGATGCAGCTGACAATACCAACCCTAATTGTCTGACTTCGGTGGCCTAACAATGCATAGCTATGTCAAATGCAGGGATACACTGCAGTTCGTAAAGTTACCTAGAGACCAAACGTTACCTTGTGAAGACTCCTATACGACTGAAGACCTTTGACAACTACTTACATACTCAAATAACAATAACTGATCATATATATCTACGTTACACTCTGAACTCTGGCGCAGCGAAGTAAGTCCGTTTCTACGTAACGTGAATCCTCCCTCTTCCGGGAAAACAAATCGAAATAAAAGCCAAATGATCAGcgcatgaaataaaataaatttcaaTAACAAAAAGCGAGGCGTTAACTCAATTTGTGAATAATATATTAGCAAAATCACTGGCGGTTTAGATGTGTTCTTTAATAGAGAACACATACCTACCAAAGAAAGGTCGAACTTTTAGTTTGAAGTAGTGTTGTGCAGTTCGCGAACAattcactttttttaaacgACAGAATGAGGCCAGGATAGTTGAAGTGTTCTTTGCGAACGGACACTACATACTTCAATAGAACAGAAAGTTACCAGTTACCTTCTTTGTAGGCTAGCCTGACTTGCTACATAGTAGTGATGTTAAAACGAGGCCTCGTTGAAAAGATTAGGCTTTCTTGCCAATTgcttggaaaaaaatattaatcacTCGACGACTCGTTTAACACTGTACGCTAAGGACACCTGCTGGTATAAGTAGTTCATAGCATCCAAATCGTTAAAGGTCGCGTGTGccatttattacaaaaacattacTAGCCATCACCATGGTGTTCCTAAATCTTTTGAAATCCTTTACCCCTTCTGAAAATCTCAGACAAAAATGCTGTCACCAAGTGTGTAGCCCATTTGGTACCAAGCACTTTTGGATTTGTTAGAGAGCAGGAGACTTGGAAAATTCATAGAACaaattccttagatttacaaggtTTTAcaatggagaaagagaactcACCCTACTCCCCTGGTACATttataatatagcagcgtaagaccttggggctgagacagagtggtccagtgacactgtggccctatcagGGGGAGGCCCCgtacagggcccaacaggcaggaaatcaatccacccacattgccaagcatcaatcaatcaaatgtctttatcaaatgtatttatcaaatgtatttacaacagcagttgtcacaaagtgctttcacagaaatacccggccttaaaccccaaggagcaaacaacattagtgttgaatttcagtggctaggaaaaactccctaagaaggcagaattttaggaagaaacctagagaggacctaggctcagaggggtgaccggtcctcttctggctgtgccgggtgggATATTAAAGAGTCCAACTGGAGATAATTTctaaatgtatctgggctaaatccagagtctatttaaaattagactaggtcagaagtatgaccagatggacaaggacggggacagcaatgggcccccctaaccaggtactctgcaggtgtggaccaggacctcatgtcctcctaaagtttaaaacgggagaagactgggaaaattcaatCAAAGGTacaccaaccaaccacaaccaccctgaatgagtgccaagtattgccagcagagttcactcCAATTGCTCAAGGGGCTCAACGGAGAGACAACCACAAGCCAGCGACTCtgccccgaatggcattggagagagggcgtCCCAGTGGAGATTAGAGCCCACCTGCATGGGGtggtctgcatttctaaccttactTGGTAGATCATTCCACATTAGTGGAGATCTAtgggagaaggccctgcctccagctgtttgtttagaaattctaggtacaattagaaggcctgcatcttgagATCTTAGATAACGTGTAGGTATGTaaggctggatcatttcagagaggtaagtaggagcaagtccatgtattgatttataggttaacaataaaaccttaaaattagGCCtagccctaacaggcagccagtgtagagaTGCTAGTACTGGAGAAATGTgtccatgttgtttttttctagtttagattctagcagccgtgttcagcacttattgatgtttatttaatgatttatcagggtaaccggaaagaagagcattgcagtaatctaatctagaagtaacaaaagcatgaaatcgtttttctgcatcatttTTTGATAAatggtttcagatttttgcaatgttctgaAGACGGAAAAAATCcgctcttgagatatatttccctatgttcatcaaaggagaggtcagggtcgaggGTAACGCCCAGGTTTCTCagtttttttgggatatgaaACCGTCCACgttcactgtgagatctgccaacaaaactctttgtttcttaggtactaaaaggagcatttctgttttatcgGAGTTCAAAAGCAAGTATAATGTGGCGATAAATCTGAAATAATATTTGCCCTAATAATTGATTTATAAGGTTTATTATGACTGACTCTTATTCTGAAGAATTACATCAACCCGGAAGCAGTTAATTATTGTTACATGGGTTACCATTTTTTTCATGCGGGTTTGCTAAGTAGCCACTTTTATTAACTTTATAACTGTCCGATGAAGTTTTAAGACGTAATCAAGTAACGATAATATGGGTATGTATAGCTTCTGTCATATGGAATGCTTTGTTCTTTTAACTAGTAAAGTATCATACTTTGCCGTCAATCAGGTGCATCGATCCTCAAGCCCATCAAGATCACTGCCCAAGCCTGTGACGTTAGccaactagctacagtagccaCGATACGTCATGTGTGGTGGTCAACAACGAGGCTTCTGTCATCAAGGACTTAGGGATATTGAATAGAACAACAGCACACTAGTAGCAATTTAATTGTCTTCCAAGTGTACAATGTTTTCACCCTTTAAAACTCTTATCTCCAGTTCCTAACCTTTCCTTTTCTCCTGGAGGTGGTCAATGATCTGACAGGATATTAAAGGGTTAACAACTATTTATTCACCTACCTTTACACTTGTTATTTAGATCCAGTACCAGAAGTGTCCCAACATCAATCTCTGTCTCTAATTCTTTGTTTCTCCCATCTCCTCTTGGCTTCTTCTCTCTTCTAACTCTGCTCTCCTCTCTACTCTCAGCAGAACCCCACTTTCCTTTTCCCTCCCTGGCCTTCTTAGTTCCTCCTCTCCGGATGATGTCAGCCTTCATGTGGAGGGTGGTACACCAGGGGAACACAAAGCATTATGGGAAACTGGAGGAATTTGTATCCATGGTTACTGAGGAGGTTCCAGAACTCCTTAACAACAAACAGAAGTGTCTGCTCATCCTGGCTCTCAGAGGACGGGTAAGAGACCCTAGTAATTAACGATAGTTCTACTCTCAGACGACAGGTAAGGAACTGTAGTAACTAGTTCTAGTTTTTTTGGTTATAGATCGAAAGACCTGTACATTGCTCTTACCTGTTGCACTAGGTCATGTGTCACTCATTCCACAGAGCGTGTTTTCGCTCCttccttgtacttgattaagTTGAGTAGAGATTAGTAAGGAATCCCCTCACCTGGTTTTCTAGGTCTCCATTGAGACAAGAACCAGCACAGTAGGAGGTCAGTGGAAAGAGTCTGACACCCCCGAATCATTAAGCTTCTGTGATTGGAGGCTTCGGGTGTTCTGAATTGACAGTTAATAACAGGTTGGGTCTTGTCCCAGATGACACTACAACTGCTACGATCTGGACGTCCTGATGATCTCAAGGCTGTTCAAACCCACCTGGACGGACTAAGATCACATGGTGTTAAACAGGTGAGTGTTTAATGAACAGCTGACAAGTCCTGACAAACCTGTTATATTGAACAGTAATAATGGAAATGTTAGACAGCTGTAGATCCAGCTGtctaataaatacaatatagtGTTCAGCATGTGATTGGAGGTGTTGTTTTTCATGTGTTGCAGTCAAATGATGCAGTGATTGAATCTGCTGAAACCAACTTCCTGAAACTGGTTGAAAGCCTTCTAGAAGATCCAGAGGAGAGGGAACACTTCTTCAGGGTATGATAGATGACTCCAAATCATAGTGATGACTGATGGTCAGTAGAGGAGTGATAGACTGATCCAGTTCATTGTTATCTACTGATGGTCAGTAGAGGAATGATAGACTGATCCAGTTCATTGTGATGGAGAATAGTACCTGGGGATTACCTGCCTGTTAGAACATCTAACTAGTTgctgaaaggttgctagatgaAATCCTTAAGCGTTCAAGACCAAGACCATTTCTTTAATATTTCCAGCATCCTATATGGCTGTTCTTCTTACCTCTGAAatttggagaggttggattaaaagcaaaatttactttttggTTGGAGAGTGTGTGCAattgtataaaatatatgtataaaattgtgttttaaatataattaaagaAATTGTTTCTTTTGCAATTTACTGGTACAGTAGGGCCCCCCTATTTTCTCTCTTCTACACCTGGTGGTGTTCCTGGTGGAGTATGGTCCTAACTTTGACTCTCTTCTACACCAGGTGGTGTTCCTGGTGGAGTATGGTCCTAACTTTGACTCTGTTCTACACCAGGTGGTGTTCCCGGTGGAGTATGGTCCTAACTTTGAAATGGCGCTGCAGGCTCTGGTGTGTCACTTCCTGTCTAGACTGGAGGAGCTGTTGCCGGTCCCAGACTTCAAACAGGTACTGACTGACAGTATGTTTCTGACCACCCTGGTACTGGGCGAATGACACAAAGCGGGAGTGACACTGAGACtagctttattttctttctggtCAACTCGTCTTCAGAGAGGTAAAACATTCACAAGGACAGTGAGActgttaattttttattttattgatctgGATTTCCAGATAATGGAATATAGATTATTGCTGCTGAAGatgtattgtgtgtttctaAAAAGAGAACCTTCACCAAGTGTTTACTTCATGGATGAAGAGAAAATAAGCTCTTTATAATCAGATTTCACCAATGAACTCTAAACTTAATGTTAGGATTTCTGCACAATGCTGACTCTGAATCACCTCCTGGAGAGTCCCAGATATGGCTGCAAATATAGAGACGGCTTAATACACATTATCAGTcagatatttaaaaacaatctgTACACATCCTTATTTGATGCTGAACACTGAATACTCTATTGGCAGAATATAACTATTTGATTGAACATGAGGCAAAGAGGCCTTCATTTAATTGCAGTAATCTAAAGTTATGGATGGTCACAGACAAATGTCTTGATTCCAGGGGTGGCTGAGATGTTCTATGAATTTGATGACATATTTTCACCACCATTCCCTGTCTCCAGACTGCTTCGTTGATCAGTGCTGCCCCCTCTGTTCTGGAGGACTACATGCGCTGTGTCTCCCATGATGATCTGAACTCCATGTTACACAACCAGCAGTATCATGGGAACCTCAAACTACCCCAGAGTGGTAAGTCTGTCTGATTCCCAGAGGCACCAAGTCCCATAGAACTCTGGTCAGTAGTTTGACACAGGTACTGTAGTCATTTAATAACAAATCATCTGTTTCCTGTCTTCTTTCCATTGGTCCTTGTTGTCATTGGTCAGCTCCCACTCAGACAGAGGACCGCCTCCTCCACTCCTTGTCCTTCCCCCCCTCACTGAGACTGGCCAATGTCTTGCACCACAGCACTGGCTACAGCGAATCTGAATCGTTCACTGTCTATGAGAGGCCGCCCCTGCCTATCAGAGATGATCTGGAGACTGTGACTGACAGCTTGTGTGGTGAAATGTTAAAAGGAAATGTGGATAAAAACAAGAATGAAACCAATTCAGTAGAATACCAAAAAGGTCCTCAAAGcacaaatgaacacaaagaAGTGAAAGATGAAGCTGTGCATGTTCAAAATATACAATTTAAGTCAGAGGAAGAAGGAAGGACTGTAAGCATTTACCATGAGCATCAGTACTCAAGGAGCACCAATGCCTGTCCTCAGACTGTACTACAACTCCAGGTCCCATCAACCAGCCCCCAAGCTGCCCTTAACTCCACCTCATTTCAGGACGCTACATCATCTTCATCCACCATGACACAAGGAACTACAACCTCCACTAACCCTACAACCAGTAtatccccctccaccacccctaCCATGTCTTCCCCCAGTTGTACCCCTGGTTCGTCAGATCAACCTCCACGCCGGGTGGCCCATAAATGTCCCCAGTGTGGTCGCTGTTTCATCTACCGCTACAAGATGTTAGAACACCAGCGTCTCCACACGGGGGAAAACCCGTACAAGTGTTCCCAGTGTGGCAAGACTTTCAGAAGGTCCTCCGACATATCCAACCATCGCCGGACCCAGTGCTCCAACGCAGCTTATgtttgtattaaatgtgggaGCAGCTTTGGGTCCGTCCAGGACAGGGTTAACCATCGATGCGGTGGTAGCCACAGTTGCCACAACTGTGGGAAGGTTTTCAGGTGCCAATCCCACCTGACGGTGCACATGAGAAGCCACAACGGTGAGCGACCGTACCACTGCACCTACTGCGACAAACGGTTCACCTTGAGAGGCAACCTGACCATACACATACGGACtcacacaggggagaaacctTTTGTCTGCTCTTACTGTGGCAAGGCCTTCTGCTCTCCGGGGGACCTGCAGAGCCACAGGAGGACACACACTGGGGAGAAACCATACAACTGCACCATCTGTCAGAAAGGATTCACCATGTCTGGTCAGTTAACTCTCCACATGCGACTTCACACTGGAGAACGTCCCTACCTCTGTCACGAGTGTGGGGATACATTTCGTCGTGGTGTAGATTTGAAGACGCACGTTCTGAATCACTCTGGGCTGCGACCTTTTTCCTGCCATCTCTGTTCTAAGacttacaaatgtaaaaatcacctgaattgtcatttaaaaacacacagttCCACGTCTCTGGATATTATCAAGCAGTCATCTGTAGCTACAGTATAACTACGACACAAGCagattaaatattatttgaaggGTTGTAACTGTTGCAGCTCTCTTCCATTTTCCGGATTTGTGACTTCCTCTGATCATGTCCTTATAACTAATGGTGTTGGCGTCTCTGTTCTCTCCCAACAGGCTCTCAGCATTGCCAAATTCTATGGTTTTATAAGGAAGTACAAATGCATTGACATACAGCACCAGAAAAAATGATGACACcaatgcactttttttttttctttctgaaaaagttgaaaaggaaagttttgagtgaggaacagaagcgttccctttgcagtggtctcttaattttaacccttctgttcctcacttaaaaccttccttttcaacttttttggaaaggaaagaaaaaggtgcagtggtctcttaatttttaccggAGCTgtagatatacagtaccagcCAGAAGTTTAGACCCACTTACCCATTCAGGTTAATGAGcatgtgtgtccaaacgtttgactggtactgcatgTGCTCTAGCCATGTGGTATTTCAGGACTGTGTCATTTCTCTGACCTGCTGCAGTAGTTTGCTCTTTTGCCTGTTAGAGACATTAGAGCAGTGATAGAGTAGATTGTGGATTCCTATGTAAGGATTTTCATCAACTGAGCTACAATGCAATGAATCAGTAAAAACGATTTTCACGACCAAATAAAACATCTTGTTTGTTCATGGTCCAGACTAGCGATACTCAACTCTTATGGCGCCTGCTGATTTTCCATTCTACCGCATCAGTAAcggcacccacctggtgtcccaggtctaaatagaTCATTGATTAGAGGGATGTAATGTCTAACTGACATCAAAGTCCATTTGAGTTTGAGGGGTCAAGAGGACATCCTAGACCAGAACATCCTTGTAAAATCACTGTAGTGGTTCATATGTCCTTATGAAACGGACAGTACATACTTGTTTCAGACGCTGCCCCATCTTTAGTGCCGCtagattatttaatttttttaaatatctttcTCTGTGTTGCCAAAAGTAAAAACAGCATTAATTGAGGACCAAATATGATCAGGCCATCTAATAGCCATACATGTAACGATGGTAGACTTTCCATGAAGAGAGggatatttgaaacaaaaacagagctCGCTGTCTGTTGATTAAAACAAAGGAATTCATAGCATTTTCGTAGCATAGGTTTTAATAGACCCACTTATTTTATTGGACACTTCAGTGGGCCTTTTCTAGTCTTGTCACAAAAAATGAcaaaccgcagaccacgtgtaaccacaccagcccaggaattccacatccagcatcttcacctccaactTCCTTATATACATGTAAACACGACAACTGAAGTGACCcatccttagacaacagactcttggctttcatcacaccatgattccgctgcgtcgcatacaacatcctcattaaatgtatgcatgtattcATCCCGGTTCTcgctcagtctctgtgtgatgttcggctccaacttgagctcatgcagaaagttctcagcggccgcgtgaacatcagtcatcggtgcaTGAAAACCTGATgtgttcaaagccttgaccaacacatgtttcattCATGGTGTTAAAAcaatcaaaatatttactgtacattgtgtaattgtacagtatatcattataattcattgagaacaaaacaacggtcagtggaaaccaaaatcaactgattgagggctggattcaaactcacaccgaaaatctaagtcaactattgaaatcacaggctgttccaacttgcgtagatttcatcacagcaactcgtaatgtgactcagtagtgtgtatgaccCCACATTCCTGTATGCagtcctgacaacgtctggccatgctcctgatgagacggcggatggtgtcctggcggatctcccagacctggattagGGCATcactgagctcctggacagtcagTGGCATGTCGGGTgaaccgatacataacgtcccagaggttctcaattagattcaggtctggggaatgtgatggccagtcaatggcatcaatgccttcatcatccaggaactgcctacacactctggccacatgaggctgggcattgtcctgcaccaggaggaacccaggacccactgcaccagcataaggtctgatgataggtggatttcatcctggtacctaacagcagtcgtTGGCTAgaacgtggaggtctgtgtgaccctccaaggacatgcctccctaaaccatcactgacccaccaccaaacttttcatgctggatgatgttgcaggcagcataatgttcaccacagtgtctccagactctttcatgtctgtcacttgtgatcag encodes:
- the LOC117594240 gene encoding zinc finger protein 624-like isoform X2 yields the protein MEPHFPFPSLAFLVPPLRMMSAFMWRVVHQGNTKHYGKLEEFVSMVTEEVPELLNNKQKCLLILALRGRMTLQLLRSGRPDDLKAVQTHLDGLRSHGVKQSNDAVIESAETNFLKLVESLLEDPEEREHFFRVVFPVEYGPNFEMALQALVCHFLSRLEELLPVPDFKQTASLISAAPSVLEDYMRCVSHDDLNSMLHNQQYHGNLKLPQSAPTQTEDRLLHSLSFPPSLRLANVLHHSTGYSESESFTVYERPPLPIRDDLETVTDSLCGEMLKGNVDKNKNETNSVEYQKGPQSTNEHKEVKDEAVHVQNIQFKSEEEGRTVSIYHEHQYSRSTNACPQTVLQLQVPSTSPQAALNSTSFQDATSSSSTMTQGTTTSTNPTTSISPSTTPTMSSPSCTPGSSDQPPRRVAHKCPQCGRCFIYRYKMLEHQRLHTGENPYKCSQCGKTFRRSSDISNHRRTQCSNAAYVCIKCGSSFGSVQDRVNHRCGGSHSCHNCGKVFRCQSHLTVHMRSHNGERPYHCTYCDKRFTLRGNLTIHIRTHTGEKPFVCSYCGKAFCSPGDLQSHRRTHTGEKPYNCTICQKGFTMSGQLTLHMRLHTGERPYLCHECGDTFRRGVDLKTHVLNHSGLRPFSCHLCSKTYKCKNHLNCHLKTHSSTSLDIIKQSSVATV
- the LOC117594240 gene encoding zinc finger protein 624-like isoform X1 — encoded protein: MAEPHFPFPSLAFLVPPLRMMSAFMWRVVHQGNTKHYGKLEEFVSMVTEEVPELLNNKQKCLLILALRGRMTLQLLRSGRPDDLKAVQTHLDGLRSHGVKQSNDAVIESAETNFLKLVESLLEDPEEREHFFRVVFPVEYGPNFEMALQALVCHFLSRLEELLPVPDFKQTASLISAAPSVLEDYMRCVSHDDLNSMLHNQQYHGNLKLPQSAPTQTEDRLLHSLSFPPSLRLANVLHHSTGYSESESFTVYERPPLPIRDDLETVTDSLCGEMLKGNVDKNKNETNSVEYQKGPQSTNEHKEVKDEAVHVQNIQFKSEEEGRTVSIYHEHQYSRSTNACPQTVLQLQVPSTSPQAALNSTSFQDATSSSSTMTQGTTTSTNPTTSISPSTTPTMSSPSCTPGSSDQPPRRVAHKCPQCGRCFIYRYKMLEHQRLHTGENPYKCSQCGKTFRRSSDISNHRRTQCSNAAYVCIKCGSSFGSVQDRVNHRCGGSHSCHNCGKVFRCQSHLTVHMRSHNGERPYHCTYCDKRFTLRGNLTIHIRTHTGEKPFVCSYCGKAFCSPGDLQSHRRTHTGEKPYNCTICQKGFTMSGQLTLHMRLHTGERPYLCHECGDTFRRGVDLKTHVLNHSGLRPFSCHLCSKTYKCKNHLNCHLKTHSSTSLDIIKQSSVATV
- the yipf1 gene encoding protein YIPF1 — translated: MASNTDFLLQFTEFDEADRALEDSRDATTIRIEDTDTERHKPQKQRRSAPVMSFEEDPLANDDQTELLSGQKKSAPFWTFEYYQTFFDVETHQVKERILGSLLPWPGKNFVRLYIHNNPDLYGPFWICATLVFVIAICGNISDFLVYLGNPQYKYVPEFRKVTIAATAIYSYAWLVPLFLWGVLVWRNSKVINMVSYSFLEIVCVYGYCLAIYIPAVVLWIIPNEAVRWLSIAVALFLSGSVLVLTFWPAVRDDQPRVAIAIMVAIVVLHTLLAVGCKAYFFKTLEVEQTAPVGIQTNSSLSSLNRSTVLTR